The stretch of DNA GTGAAATAATCCTCCTCTTTCGCGTCgcgttatataattgtttatcaGCCTGTTCGTGAGCATCTAGTAGCGCTTATGGCACTACGAAATCCATGAGCGTATCTGTCATGACGTGCGATTCGGCCACTCGTCGCGCCATATTGGTCGCAAAGTGTTTTTAACTGATAATTCTCGTTCCTTGAGCGTCTCGCAATATCGCGAGGATTGTAAAAccgaaattttcgaaattcgGAATCTTTGATGGTAGGGACTGTACATGCATAGACTGCATCaccttgaaaataattttgagaaCGTTCACCTTTGGATGCCTTACATTTCGTTAGAGACTAACATTTTGGCTTACATAAATCGTATCTGCATGAAAAATGACTTTGATAAAACAACCAATTGTTGTTCTTTTGTTTATCAGAAATAGCACTAATACTAAAAGACAATTGTGTGAAGAAAATTGCATGTTTTGATAACATAGATAGAAACTCAGATGCACAGGATTCTTATtttgaactaattattttttagctgTAAAATGACAGAAGGCAGTGTGCCCAGAATGAAGCGCAATGGTGCGCGACTTTTCAAGAACCCACCGCAGCCGCATATGTGTATACAGGATTTTATACAGGTAATTAAATTGTAGTAACGACAACATTGTTATAGTAAcaatcatttatataacatgCAAGAATTGAAATGACTTgggtattatataaatatcaatcttTGATTAATGCAGGGCACTGCAGCTCCATGTTATGTAAATGTACTGTCTTGGGACAAAATTGCAATGCCTCGCAGACCTTCACTGCCTGTGCCACTCTACGGAGGTATGAGAGTGCCACCACCTCGCACAAAGACAGAAGCCATTGTGTTTGCCGTAATGGCCAATCCAGAAGTTTTACGAATGAATGGGAAGAATGCTCAGGATCCAAAGGTGAGTAAGATGCccttgatttaaataatttttattgaaatgatTTCCTGTTGTTAACTCTTGAAACAAATATGCATAATACGATATTTATCgtacgtatattattatttttctacagaaGCGTATGAGCTTTATCGAGTTACTACTAGACTTCATAGAAGCGATGAATGCAGGCGTAATCTTCACTCGTCGTTATGCGGTTCTAAAAGATCGAGATATTACGGGCGAACTGAAGGAAGTCTGGAACGCCGTATTAGCCATACGCGACAGCGAGCAACGCCCGCCTCAGCAGGAAACCTGGATCGATGCTCAACCCTCCATGTCTCAATACCCTCAGTATCTGgaacagcagcaacaacaacaagaATACACGCCGCAACCGCCACAATATCATTCGACCATTGCATATGGAACTATTAGCGGCGAAAATATGCATTATGACGGCTACGGACGTCAGTCTCGTAGCCCGGTTGTCCCTAACAACGAACCGATCTTTATATCCGGGAATGCCATACCGCAGCAATATCACGGCAATGTTCGTCAAGTCACGCTCGATACGTTACTCGATCGCAACAAAGACAATCTAATCATACAGAGTGCTATTAGGCACCATCAGTTTTACGACAGACAGACATGGCCGCAATACGTGAATACTAAATATATGCATCCGAATTCGAATCTGCCACATGGACCGGTTGTGAATACAACCACTCCGATGATTAACCCGTCGAATCCAATCAAGTCTTTCCCACCGTACTCTTATCAACAACAGCAGCCGCAGCAACAGCCGCATATGGACAGTGCGATGCATGTTGATATCCGCAGGATGCAGCCGCAGCAACAACAGCCGCCAATGCACATGAATCATGTGCAACCGCCATACGAGCAGCCTGGCTTCAACGTACAAAACAACGCACACAGAGCGCCCAGGCCGCACATGGGCGTCGTTCAGAAAAACAACGTTACCAAGCGGCAAGCGAACTCACCGACGCACATTTCTTGCACGAATTGCCAAACGAAGGACGAGCAGTCTATTAGAGTTCTTCAAAGAGAAACACCGACGGAGCGGCGAGATATGACTAATCATGTAGAGAACAATAAAACTCCCGCGGAGAAAGCAGAAGAGCCGAAGACTGTTCCGGTGACAGATTTAGACGAAGATCTTAAAAAGAACGATGAGTTTGTAGCTGATTATACGGAAACATCGACGGAGAAGAAAGATGTCGATAGTTCGGAGTCCGCTCGCACCGTCGATAACACGCCGTCGTGCGAAGAGAATTCGACGAAGACGGAGAAGCTTTCGTCGGAGACGAAGACGGAAGTGACAATTGCGGAACAACCGACTGGTCAGAAGAACCCTAACAAGCTCGCGCGAGCACGAAAGGCGTTAACTAATATAAGTGATAAGCATAATTCTGTCGCGTCGGAGAGCCCGAAGCGATCGCAGCCGACGATGAACATCATCAAGAgcgtgtttaaaattaatccgGGCGCGTCCGGCGAAGAGACGGCCGGCAAAAAGAAGGCGAACGGTCAAACAACGAAGACGGCTAACGGCAGAACGACGTGCGAGAACGAGGAGCAAGTTCAGCAAGGATACACGATACTGAAgaaggaggctcaggaggagatTGTGAGCGAGATCGCTCAGATATCTATTCAAGACTGCAAAGACGCGACCGAGGTCGGTCCCGTACTCTCGTGATAGCCTGGTCTACGCAGCTGCGTCGTCACACGATCGAGAGCTTCAATGTAAATAGGTAGAAACATTTattcaatagaaaaaaaagtcacGGGGAGACGGAAAACACCGCaaaggagaaggaaaaaaTCGTCTTTGACGATCAAAGGCGCATTGTCCTTACGAAACACTTCGAATTCTTCCGAATCCACGCGTCTTCCTTTTTTTGGGGAAACTCCGGCGGTCGGATATCACGCGTAATTGAATTCTCTGATAGTCGATATCTGAAAGACACTATCATCTGCTAAAGACATTTCGATAGTCGATAGTTTGCCCCTTGATAATTTGCAAAACAACAATTCTTCAgcgcatttttcttttctttttttttttttgttattaaagaaACAGTAGTTTATGAATGATTATGATAAACTTCATGCTTAAACAAAGCAGGTCGTTGCGGATTAATTAGCATTATGTAATTGTTGCAAACATTACATGTGTTGTCATACTAGCGTAAGAATACTATAAGATCGACAGAGACAGTATTTATCAGCTGTCGTCGACTATGGAAATgtctgtaaatttatttacgatcGCAGCTGGGTGCAACTTGCATTAATGTAcagtttaattaatcaattttttaacaacCGTATTTAAAacatagattttatttcaatgctGCTTTCAGTTCAAAGTATCga from Linepithema humile isolate Giens D197 chromosome 2, Lhum_UNIL_v1.0, whole genome shotgun sequence encodes:
- the LOC105680020 gene encoding probable basic-leucine zipper transcription factor Q — encoded protein: MTEGSVPRMKRNGARLFKNPPQPHMCIQDFIQGTAAPCYVNVLSWDKIAMPRRPSLPVPLYGGMRVPPPRTKTEAIVFAVMANPEVLRMNGKNAQDPKKRMSFIELLLDFIEAMNAGVIFTRRYAVLKDRDITGELKEVWNAVLAIRDSEQRPPQQETWIDAQPSMSQYPQYLEQQQQQQEYTPQPPQYHSTIAYGTISGENMHYDGYGRQSRSPVVPNNEPIFISGNAIPQQYHGNVRQVTLDTLLDRNKDNLIIQSAIRHHQFYDRQTWPQYVNTKYMHPNSNLPHGPVVNTTTPMINPSNPIKSFPPYSYQQQQPQQQPHMDSAMHVDIRRMQPQQQQPPMHMNHVQPPYEQPGFNVQNNAHRAPRPHMGVVQKNNVTKRQANSPTHISCTNCQTKDEQSIRVLQRETPTERRDMTNHVENNKTPAEKAEEPKTVPVTDLDEDLKKNDEFVADYTETSTEKKDVDSSESARTVDNTPSCEENSTKTEKLSSETKTEVTIAEQPTGQKNPNKLARARKALTNISDKHNSVASESPKRSQPTMNIIKSVFKINPGASGEETAGKKKANGQTTKTANGRTTCENEEQVQQGYTILKKEAQEEIVSEIAQISIQDCKDATEVGPVLS